A window of the Streptomyces sp. NBC_00454 genome harbors these coding sequences:
- a CDS encoding MFS transporter codes for MFGTVNTYRQVIALTGPLLPLISFLARLPVAMSQFGSVLLVAETSGSLATAGIVGGTLSAGQVIFGPVLGRLADRHGQRPVVLAAAAVNACATAALVAGALTGLATVPLAAIGAVTGASIPLIGPLARTRSVALAHRAKADESVVGAIHSLEGTLDEVSFVFGPALVGLATLVAHPAVALCGAAVLVAVFGAAFALHPTAAVTAGAPARLRTDKGRIRVRPPRVVYSVRGSLALQGAMFGGCQAGIAALTAQLGVPGQAGIVYACMGVVSAVVGLSLGALPARFGLRLRWRVATAAALVLSVPLVFTDTLWPLYVVVTVLGAAYAPHLITAFALTERVVEPSRLAESMAFAASSLVAGQAASLAVSGRLAEWYGPSAAFAVAVGAAALCLTLALVTRVPSARTHAPAAQSPAVPAESEKLESATSEAAAAPSAAVRSGSAAPVLEGAA; via the coding sequence GTGTTTGGAACCGTCAACACCTATCGTCAAGTCATCGCCCTGACCGGGCCCCTTCTCCCGCTCATTTCCTTCCTCGCCCGACTGCCCGTCGCCATGTCGCAATTCGGCAGCGTTCTGCTCGTCGCCGAGACCAGCGGCTCCCTGGCCACCGCCGGCATAGTCGGCGGCACCCTCTCCGCCGGGCAGGTGATCTTCGGGCCCGTCCTCGGACGGCTCGCGGACCGCCACGGGCAGCGCCCGGTGGTGCTCGCGGCCGCCGCGGTCAACGCCTGCGCGACCGCCGCCCTCGTGGCCGGGGCACTGACCGGCCTCGCCACCGTCCCGCTCGCCGCGATCGGCGCCGTCACCGGCGCCTCCATTCCCCTGATCGGTCCGCTGGCACGGACCCGCTCCGTGGCCCTGGCCCACCGGGCCAAGGCCGACGAGAGCGTCGTGGGCGCCATCCACTCGCTCGAAGGCACCCTGGACGAGGTCTCCTTCGTCTTCGGACCCGCCCTCGTCGGCCTCGCCACGCTCGTCGCTCACCCGGCCGTCGCCCTCTGCGGCGCGGCCGTTCTCGTCGCCGTCTTCGGCGCCGCCTTCGCACTGCACCCGACCGCCGCCGTCACGGCCGGTGCGCCCGCGAGGCTCCGTACGGACAAGGGCCGGATCCGGGTCCGGCCGCCGCGCGTCGTCTACTCGGTCCGCGGCTCGCTCGCCCTCCAGGGCGCCATGTTCGGTGGCTGCCAGGCCGGAATCGCCGCCCTCACCGCACAGTTGGGCGTCCCCGGCCAGGCCGGCATCGTGTACGCCTGCATGGGCGTGGTCAGCGCCGTCGTCGGGCTCTCGCTCGGCGCGCTGCCCGCCCGCTTCGGGCTGCGGCTGCGCTGGCGGGTGGCCACCGCCGCCGCACTCGTGCTCTCCGTGCCGCTGGTCTTCACCGACACCCTGTGGCCGCTGTACGTGGTCGTCACCGTGCTCGGGGCCGCCTACGCCCCGCACCTGATCACCGCCTTCGCCCTCACGGAGCGCGTCGTCGAGCCCTCCCGGCTCGCCGAGTCGATGGCCTTCGCCGCCAGCTCGCTCGTCGCCGGACAGGCCGCCTCGCTGGCCGTCTCCGGGCGGCTCGCCGAGTGGTACGGGCCCTCCGCGGCCTTCGCGGTGGCCGTGGGGGCGGCCGCCCTGTGCCTGACCCTCGCCCTCGTCACCCGGGTGCCCTCCGCCCGCACGCACGCCCCGGCGGCCCAGTCCCCGGCCGTCCCCGCGGAGTCCGAAAAGCTGGAGTCCGCGACCTCGGAGGCCGCAGCCGCGCCGTCCGCAGCCGTGCGCTCCGGATCCGCCGCACCCGTCCTCGAGGGCGCCGCCTAA
- a CDS encoding M14 family zinc carboxypeptidase, which yields MTLIRDMCYPTPHELALAARALADEHPALVRLRQAGASRAGEPLWVLSVGPAAADPDGEADGGADPRNVLVVAGAHANEPVGGATALALARHLIREPAAGTTWHFLLCADPDGAALHRTPRPYSLLDYHRNFFRPPGPEQPEWAPSLLPPDRLPPETLALTRLIDELRPALQVSLHGTDLGGSWVQLTRDIPGLAEPFGKSAAELRIPVETSASDASGWPSPGAGIFVMPDPGAGAAGAFQPEDTRLSTWYHAHRHAGTTAIVEVPMWASDLVDDPAPHPDPRGALRMLAARLTADAARVAELREGAVRGTDPAAAALLRAVDWTLALIPAITVEWTGAGAPAEATAAYIGSIDAFGRRLSLRAAAMLLRVLRAQGHPAAPAVDRLVTGWCEEFAARFQARWVPVATQVEHQSRVVLAAYERLVAAAG from the coding sequence GTGACCCTCATCCGTGACATGTGCTACCCCACCCCCCACGAACTCGCCCTCGCCGCCCGCGCGCTCGCCGACGAACACCCCGCCCTCGTGCGCCTGCGCCAGGCCGGCGCCTCCCGGGCCGGGGAGCCGCTCTGGGTGCTCTCGGTCGGACCCGCGGCCGCGGACCCGGATGGAGAGGCCGATGGCGGTGCCGACCCGCGCAACGTGCTCGTCGTCGCCGGTGCGCACGCCAACGAACCCGTCGGCGGAGCCACCGCCCTCGCGCTCGCCCGGCACCTGATCCGCGAACCCGCCGCCGGAACCACCTGGCACTTCCTGCTCTGCGCCGACCCCGACGGCGCGGCCCTGCACCGGACGCCCCGCCCGTACTCGCTCCTCGACTACCACCGGAACTTCTTCCGGCCTCCCGGCCCCGAACAGCCCGAGTGGGCGCCGTCTTTACTGCCCCCGGACCGTCTCCCGCCGGAGACCCTCGCCCTCACCCGTCTCATCGACGAACTGCGGCCCGCCCTGCAGGTCTCCCTGCACGGCACCGATCTCGGCGGTTCCTGGGTCCAGCTCACCCGGGACATACCCGGTCTCGCCGAGCCCTTCGGCAAATCGGCCGCCGAGCTGCGCATCCCGGTCGAGACCAGCGCCTCCGACGCGTCCGGCTGGCCCTCCCCCGGGGCGGGGATCTTCGTGATGCCCGATCCGGGGGCCGGGGCGGCCGGGGCGTTCCAGCCCGAGGACACCCGGCTCAGCACCTGGTACCACGCGCACCGCCACGCCGGTACGACCGCGATCGTCGAAGTGCCCATGTGGGCCTCGGACCTGGTGGACGATCCGGCCCCGCACCCCGACCCGCGCGGCGCCCTGCGGATGCTCGCCGCCCGGCTCACCGCAGACGCCGCGCGCGTGGCCGAGCTGCGCGAGGGCGCGGTCCGCGGTACGGATCCGGCCGCCGCGGCCCTGCTGCGCGCGGTGGACTGGACGCTCGCGCTGATCCCCGCGATCACCGTCGAGTGGACCGGCGCCGGGGCTCCGGCCGAGGCCACCGCGGCCTACATCGGGAGCATCGACGCCTTCGGCCGGCGGCTCTCGCTGCGCGCCGCCGCGATGCTGCTACGGGTCCTGCGCGCCCAGGGCCATCCGGCCGCGCCGGCCGTGGACCGGCTGGTCACCGGCTGGTGCGAGGAGTTCGCGGCCCGCTTCCAGGCCCGCTGGGTCCCGGTGGCCACCCAGGTGGAGCACCAGTCCCGGGTCGTCCTGGCGGCCTACGAGCGCCTCGTGGCGGCGGCGGGATAG
- the treZ gene encoding malto-oligosyltrehalose trehalohydrolase: MQFEVWAPLTGRVAMRLDEVTYEMTRDPERDGWWVVQAPAADGSRYGFLLGHAEDTGEPLRPDPRGRRLPTGPEGLSAVVDFEALAPEVPAPSPRVPLQDAVLYELHIGTFTPEGTFDAAAARLGHLTALGVTHVELMPVCSFPGRHGWGYDGVAPWAVHEPYGGPAGLVRFVEAAHTAGLGVVLDVVHNHLGPSGNNLPAFGPYFTDTHHTPWGSAVNLDAPGSDEVRAYLLGSALAWLRDYRIDGLRLDAVHALVDGRALSFLEELAAAVDELAAESGRPLFLIAESDQCDPRTTTPRGAGGLGLHAQWNDDFHHALHCAVTGESQAYYADFAEAPIGALAKTLTRAFFHDGTWSSFRGRHHGRPLDRARTPAHRFLGYTQTHDQIGNRAVGDRLAASVSPGLLACAATVALTGPFVPMLFMGEEWGAGTPWQYFTDHPDPELAEAVRTGRRREFAAHGWKPEEIPDPQDPATRERSCLDWTEPGRPPHARLLDWYRTLVRLRRTHPDLRDPDLASVRVAHDEERRWLTFRRGDIRVVVNFAAEPVTVALGRNGVRVLAAWLPVDHPDPAGRVHVPAESAVVLGH, encoded by the coding sequence GTGCAGTTCGAAGTGTGGGCACCGCTGACAGGCCGGGTCGCCATGCGGCTCGACGAGGTCACGTACGAGATGACGCGCGATCCGGAGCGCGACGGCTGGTGGGTCGTGCAGGCCCCGGCCGCCGACGGCTCCCGGTACGGGTTCCTGCTGGGCCATGCGGAGGACACCGGTGAACCCCTGCGCCCCGACCCGCGCGGGCGTCGCCTGCCCACCGGGCCCGAGGGCCTCTCGGCGGTCGTCGACTTCGAGGCGCTCGCCCCCGAGGTCCCGGCCCCCTCGCCCCGCGTCCCGCTCCAGGACGCCGTCCTGTACGAGCTGCACATCGGCACCTTCACCCCCGAGGGCACCTTCGACGCGGCGGCCGCCCGCCTCGGCCACCTCACCGCCCTCGGCGTCACCCACGTCGAGCTGATGCCGGTCTGTTCCTTCCCCGGCCGGCACGGCTGGGGGTACGACGGGGTCGCGCCCTGGGCCGTGCACGAGCCGTACGGGGGCCCGGCCGGGCTGGTCCGGTTCGTCGAGGCGGCGCACACCGCCGGGCTGGGCGTGGTCCTGGACGTGGTACACAACCACCTCGGCCCCTCCGGCAACAACCTCCCCGCCTTCGGCCCGTACTTCACCGACACCCACCACACCCCCTGGGGCTCGGCGGTGAACCTCGACGCGCCCGGCTCCGACGAGGTGCGCGCGTACCTCCTCGGCAGCGCCCTCGCGTGGCTGCGCGACTACCGGATCGACGGGCTGCGCCTGGACGCGGTGCACGCGCTCGTCGACGGGCGGGCCCTGTCCTTCCTGGAGGAACTGGCCGCGGCGGTGGACGAACTGGCCGCCGAGTCCGGCCGGCCGCTCTTCCTGATCGCCGAGTCCGACCAGTGCGATCCGCGCACCACCACTCCCCGCGGCGCCGGCGGCCTGGGCCTGCACGCACAGTGGAACGACGACTTCCACCACGCGCTGCACTGCGCGGTGACCGGCGAATCCCAGGCGTACTACGCGGACTTCGCCGAGGCCCCGATCGGCGCCCTCGCCAAGACCCTCACCCGGGCCTTCTTCCACGACGGGACCTGGTCCTCCTTCCGGGGCCGCCACCACGGCCGCCCGCTGGACCGCGCCCGTACCCCCGCACACCGGTTCCTCGGCTACACCCAGACCCACGACCAGATCGGCAACCGGGCGGTGGGCGACCGGCTCGCGGCCTCCGTCTCCCCGGGGCTGCTGGCGTGCGCGGCGACGGTGGCGCTGACCGGGCCGTTCGTGCCGATGCTGTTCATGGGCGAGGAGTGGGGCGCGGGCACGCCCTGGCAGTACTTCACCGACCATCCCGACCCGGAGCTCGCCGAGGCCGTACGGACAGGCAGGCGCCGGGAGTTCGCGGCGCACGGCTGGAAGCCGGAGGAGATCCCCGATCCCCAGGACCCGGCCACGCGCGAGCGCTCCTGCCTGGACTGGACCGAGCCCGGCCGGCCGCCGCACGCCCGCCTGCTGGACTGGTACCGCACCCTGGTCAGGCTCCGGCGCACCCACCCGGACCTGCGCGATCCCGATCTGGCGTCGGTCCGGGTGGCCCACGACGAGGAGCGGCGCTGGCTGACCTTCCGCCGGGGTGACATCCGCGTGGTGGTGAACTTCGCCGCGGAGCCCGTCACGGTCGCCCTGGGCCGCAACGGCGTACGGGTCCTGGCCGCCTGGCTCCCCGTGGACCACCCCGATCCCGCCGGACGCGTCCACGTACCGGCCGAATCGGCGGTGGTCCTGGGCCATTAG
- the glgX gene encoding glycogen debranching protein GlgX, translating into MQVWPGHAYPLGATYDGAGTNFAVYSEAARRIELCLLHDDGSETAVELRETDAFVRHAYLPGVMPGQRYGFRVHGPYEPERGRRCNAAKLLLDPYARAIAGSVEWGEEVYGYHFGRPDSRNDLDSAPKSMSSVVVNPYFDWANDRPPRHEYHHTVLYEAHVKGLTMRHPDLPEELRGTYGALAHPAVIGHLTKLGVTALELMPVHQFVNDHRLVDDGLSNYWGYNTIGFFAPHNGYASGDRGQQVLEFKSAVRALHEAGIEVILDVVYNHTAEGNHLGPTLSFRGLDNASYYRLADDPRHYMDTTGTGNSLLMRSPHVLQLIMDSLRYWVTEMHVDGFRFDLAATLARQFHEVDRLSSFFDLVQQDPVVSQVKLIAEPWDLGEGGYQVGNFPPLWTEWNGKYRDTVRDLWRGQPRTLAEFAGRLTGSSDLYQDDGRRPLASINFTTCHDGFTLNDLVSYNEKHNEANREGNRDGETHNRSWNCGVEGPTEDPETMELRERQMRNFAATLMLSQGVPMISHGDEFARTQSGNNNAYCQDNELSWVEWPEPGKPAPALLEFTRRMVWLRREHPVFRRRRFFHGRPVEGTHDDLSDIAWFTPHGEEMRARDWQAQHARALAVFLNGEAISEPGSRGERITDDSFLLMFNAGAEPQDFTVPAGHGAQWRLVVDTARADVLPPGTGPQYAAGDRVTLTGRCLVVLQRPA; encoded by the coding sequence ATGCAGGTCTGGCCGGGACACGCTTATCCGCTGGGCGCCACCTACGACGGCGCCGGCACCAACTTCGCGGTTTACTCGGAAGCCGCCCGCCGCATCGAACTGTGCCTGCTGCACGACGACGGCTCGGAGACCGCGGTCGAACTGCGCGAGACCGACGCCTTCGTCCGGCACGCCTACCTGCCCGGGGTGATGCCCGGCCAGCGCTACGGGTTCCGCGTGCACGGCCCGTACGAGCCCGAGCGCGGCCGGCGCTGCAACGCGGCGAAACTGCTCCTGGACCCCTACGCGCGGGCCATCGCCGGGAGCGTCGAATGGGGCGAGGAGGTGTACGGCTACCACTTCGGCCGCCCCGACTCCCGCAACGACCTGGACTCGGCGCCCAAGAGCATGAGCTCGGTCGTGGTCAACCCGTACTTCGACTGGGCCAACGACCGGCCGCCGCGCCACGAGTACCACCACACCGTGCTCTACGAGGCCCACGTGAAGGGCCTGACGATGCGCCACCCGGACCTCCCCGAGGAATTGCGCGGCACGTACGGGGCGCTGGCCCACCCGGCCGTGATCGGGCACCTGACCAAGCTGGGCGTCACCGCGCTGGAGCTGATGCCGGTCCACCAGTTCGTCAACGACCACCGCCTCGTCGACGACGGGCTCAGCAACTACTGGGGCTACAACACCATCGGCTTCTTCGCCCCGCACAACGGCTACGCCTCCGGCGACCGCGGCCAGCAGGTGCTGGAGTTCAAGTCGGCGGTCCGGGCCCTGCACGAGGCGGGGATCGAGGTGATCCTCGACGTGGTCTACAACCACACCGCCGAGGGCAACCACCTGGGCCCGACCCTCTCCTTCCGCGGACTCGACAACGCCTCGTACTACCGGCTCGCGGACGATCCCCGGCACTACATGGACACCACCGGGACCGGGAACTCGCTGCTGATGCGCTCCCCGCACGTGCTCCAGCTGATCATGGACTCACTGCGGTACTGGGTCACCGAGATGCATGTGGACGGCTTCCGCTTCGACCTGGCGGCCACCTTGGCCCGGCAGTTCCACGAGGTGGACCGGCTGTCCTCGTTCTTCGACCTGGTGCAGCAGGATCCGGTGGTGAGCCAGGTCAAGCTGATCGCGGAGCCCTGGGACCTGGGCGAGGGCGGCTACCAGGTGGGCAACTTCCCTCCGCTGTGGACCGAGTGGAACGGCAAGTACCGGGACACGGTACGGGACCTCTGGCGCGGGCAGCCGCGCACGCTGGCCGAGTTCGCGGGGCGGCTGACGGGCTCCTCCGACCTCTACCAGGACGACGGGCGGCGCCCGCTGGCGTCGATCAACTTCACCACCTGCCACGACGGTTTCACCCTCAACGACCTGGTCTCGTACAACGAGAAGCACAACGAGGCCAACCGCGAGGGCAATCGGGACGGCGAGACCCACAACCGGTCCTGGAACTGCGGGGTGGAGGGTCCGACCGAGGACCCGGAGACGATGGAGCTGCGCGAGCGGCAGATGCGCAACTTCGCGGCCACGCTGATGCTTTCGCAGGGCGTGCCGATGATCAGCCACGGCGACGAGTTCGCCCGTACCCAGAGCGGCAACAACAACGCCTACTGCCAGGACAACGAGCTGTCCTGGGTGGAGTGGCCGGAGCCCGGCAAACCCGCGCCCGCCCTCCTGGAGTTCACCCGGCGGATGGTGTGGCTGCGGCGCGAGCACCCGGTGTTCCGGCGGCGCCGGTTCTTCCACGGCCGGCCGGTGGAGGGGACGCACGACGACCTCTCGGACATCGCCTGGTTCACCCCGCACGGCGAGGAGATGCGGGCCCGCGACTGGCAGGCTCAGCACGCGCGGGCCCTGGCGGTGTTCCTGAACGGGGAGGCGATCTCGGAGCCGGGGTCCCGCGGGGAGCGGATCACCGACGACTCGTTCCTGCTGATGTTCAACGCGGGTGCGGAACCACAGGACTTCACGGTCCCGGCCGGGCACGGCGCGCAGTGGCGCCTGGTCGTGGACACGGCGCGGGCGGATGTACTGCCACCCGGCACCGGGCCGCAGTATGCGGCCGGTGACCGGGTGACGCTGACAGGACGGTGTCTGGTGGTGCTCCAGCGGCCCGCTTAG
- a CDS encoding N-acetyltransferase family protein, which yields MEHTSAAAAAPVVRPARPQDLPRLDELIREHVAYEKSAPRPAGLADRLGAQLFAEDSRLWVLLAETPDGAVAGYAACSAEFAFWDARHYLHMDCLYLAEEARGHGLGAALMDGVKDLARELGLGHVEWQTPDWNEGAIRFYDRLGATGRAKRRYALPVEGA from the coding sequence ATGGAACACACGTCCGCGGCGGCTGCCGCACCCGTCGTACGGCCCGCCCGTCCCCAGGACCTGCCCCGGCTGGACGAGCTGATCCGCGAGCACGTCGCGTACGAGAAGTCCGCGCCCCGCCCGGCCGGTCTCGCCGACCGGCTCGGCGCACAGCTCTTCGCCGAAGACTCCCGGCTGTGGGTGCTGCTGGCCGAGACCCCGGACGGCGCAGTCGCCGGGTACGCCGCCTGCTCGGCCGAATTCGCCTTCTGGGATGCCCGGCACTACCTCCACATGGACTGCCTCTACCTCGCCGAGGAAGCCCGCGGCCACGGCCTCGGCGCCGCCCTGATGGACGGCGTGAAGGACCTGGCCCGCGAGCTCGGCCTCGGGCACGTCGAGTGGCAGACGCCCGACTGGAACGAGGGGGCGATCCGCTTCTACGACCGGCTCGGGGCCACGGGCCGGGCGAAGCGGAGGTACGCGCTTCCGGTGGAGGGTGCGTGA
- a CDS encoding FHA domain-containing protein: MTSSFEFSAYPVPRLSDAERDYALSKLSEGSAMGKLSHDTLVRRIELALAARRSEELAVLTADLEPEEVGEGTWTRRLFGWVGRASAVGVGVRRAWTVEKLPKLLLPHPSAGALRIGRDPGNGLRLNHETVSRAHAELRLRDGVWVVRDLGSTNGTTVNGRRVTGSAVVRDGDQIGFGRMSFRLSAG, encoded by the coding sequence GTGACGTCGAGTTTCGAGTTCTCCGCCTATCCCGTGCCGCGGCTCTCCGATGCCGAGCGCGACTACGCGCTGAGCAAGCTCAGCGAGGGCTCCGCCATGGGCAAGCTGTCGCACGACACCCTCGTGCGCCGGATCGAACTCGCCCTCGCCGCCCGGCGCTCCGAGGAGCTCGCCGTGCTCACCGCCGACCTCGAGCCGGAGGAGGTCGGCGAGGGCACCTGGACCCGTCGGCTGTTCGGCTGGGTCGGGCGGGCCTCGGCCGTCGGGGTGGGCGTGCGGCGGGCCTGGACCGTGGAGAAGCTGCCCAAGCTGCTGCTCCCGCACCCGAGCGCGGGGGCGTTGCGGATCGGCCGCGATCCGGGCAACGGGCTGCGGCTCAACCACGAGACGGTGTCCCGGGCGCATGCGGAGCTCCGCCTGCGCGACGGGGTGTGGGTGGTCAGGGACCTCGGCTCGACCAACGGGACCACGGTGAACGGGCGTCGGGTGACGGGCTCGGCCGTGGTGCGGGACGGGGACCAGATCGGCTTCGGGCGGATGTCGTTCCGGCTGTCGGCGGGCTGA
- the treY gene encoding malto-oligosyltrehalose synthase: protein MSLPERTGPEFDLPESDIPPAFTPASTYRLQLRPEFTFTDARAAVPYLASLGVSHLHLSPVLEAVPGSSHGYDVTDHTRVRTELGGEDGLRELAAAARAHGLGLVLDIVPNHMALPAPLRLNRPLWEVAREGPHSPYARWFDIDWEAGGGKLMLPVLAAPLDPREAKVEGRDDGRDDGRRDGRDGLDGGRDDGPLGDRGAVLRIGELEFPLREGTAGLDPAELLAAQWYRPAHWREARTGLNYRRFFTISELIGVRVEDPEVFAVTHAKVLELVRDGVAEGLRIDHVDGLADPEGYLRRLRAAVGRGCWVVVEKILARHERLPTAWPVAGTTGYDALHRVDGVFTDPAGAARLAADFRESTGQPEWSRTARSSAREVLTGDLAAELAALERLAGPELAPAVQELLIAYPVYRPYPGEPELASAALSQAAERAGADAVAGVRDLVLRDPAFAARFAQTSAALRAKSLEDRAFYRYAPLLSATEVGGDPGNPAVTVAEFHAYCAELARLWPGSGTVLTTHDTKRSADVRARISALSQDPALATPPAGPDPQLGWVARQTALGLGDAGPERAERLEQALLKAVREAALHTSWTEQDPAYEATVSGHVPATPMELPGPLAAAARANLLGMALLHLAMPGVPEVYQGSETEYRALVDPDNRRPAVFPREALARLDAGSAPRGTAEEKLALTAALLRLRRSRPGLFTGYAPLPAYGPAAEHCVAFARSPGLVAVATRLSHLLAGSGGWRDTALALPPGKWRELPVLGAAREAPYEGGTSLAGLLDRAPVALLVREG from the coding sequence ATGAGCCTGCCCGAGCGCACCGGTCCTGAATTCGACCTACCGGAATCTGACATTCCGCCAGCCTTTACCCCGGCGTCGACCTACCGACTCCAACTCCGCCCCGAGTTCACCTTCACGGATGCGCGGGCAGCGGTACCGTACCTCGCCTCGCTCGGCGTATCCCACCTGCACCTCTCCCCCGTGCTGGAGGCGGTCCCGGGGTCCTCCCACGGGTACGACGTCACCGACCACACCCGGGTCCGCACGGAGCTGGGCGGGGAGGACGGGCTGCGGGAGCTGGCCGCCGCGGCCCGCGCGCACGGGCTCGGACTGGTGCTCGACATCGTGCCGAACCACATGGCGCTGCCGGCGCCGCTGCGGCTGAACCGGCCCCTGTGGGAGGTGGCGCGGGAGGGTCCGCACTCCCCGTACGCACGCTGGTTCGACATCGACTGGGAGGCGGGCGGCGGCAAGCTCATGCTGCCGGTGCTCGCGGCGCCGCTGGACCCGCGGGAGGCCAAGGTGGAGGGGCGGGACGACGGGCGCGACGACGGGCGGCGCGACGGACGGGACGGGCTCGACGGCGGACGGGACGACGGCCCGCTCGGCGACCGGGGCGCCGTACTGCGGATCGGGGAGCTGGAGTTCCCGCTGCGGGAGGGCACGGCCGGACTGGATCCGGCGGAGCTGCTCGCCGCCCAGTGGTACCGGCCCGCGCACTGGCGCGAAGCCCGCACCGGCCTCAACTACCGCCGCTTCTTCACCATTTCGGAGCTGATCGGGGTCCGGGTGGAGGACCCCGAGGTCTTCGCGGTCACCCACGCCAAGGTGCTGGAGCTGGTCCGGGACGGGGTGGCCGAGGGGCTGCGGATCGACCACGTGGACGGCCTGGCGGATCCGGAGGGGTACCTGCGGCGGCTGCGGGCCGCCGTCGGCCGGGGCTGCTGGGTGGTGGTCGAGAAGATCCTGGCCCGCCACGAGCGGCTGCCGACGGCCTGGCCGGTCGCCGGGACCACCGGGTACGACGCGCTCCACCGGGTGGACGGGGTCTTCACCGACCCGGCCGGGGCGGCCCGACTCGCCGCCGATTTCCGGGAGTCGACGGGGCAGCCGGAGTGGTCGCGGACCGCCCGGTCGAGCGCGCGGGAGGTCCTGACCGGCGACCTGGCCGCCGAACTCGCGGCACTGGAGCGACTGGCCGGCCCGGAACTGGCCCCGGCGGTACAGGAATTGCTGATCGCCTACCCCGTCTACCGGCCCTACCCCGGCGAGCCGGAGCTCGCGTCCGCCGCCCTGTCGCAGGCCGCCGAGCGGGCCGGCGCGGACGCGGTGGCGGGCGTACGGGACCTCGTGCTGCGGGATCCGGCCTTCGCGGCCCGCTTCGCCCAGACCTCGGCGGCACTGCGCGCCAAGTCCCTGGAGGACAGGGCCTTCTACCGGTACGCCCCGCTCCTGTCGGCCACGGAGGTCGGCGGGGATCCCGGGAACCCGGCCGTCACCGTGGCGGAGTTCCACGCGTACTGCGCCGAGCTGGCCCGGCTGTGGCCCGGCTCCGGGACGGTGCTGACCACGCACGACACCAAGCGCAGCGCGGACGTCCGGGCCCGGATCTCGGCCCTGTCGCAGGACCCGGCCCTCGCGACCCCTCCGGCCGGCCCGGATCCCCAACTCGGCTGGGTGGCCCGGCAGACGGCCCTCGGCCTGGGCGACGCCGGCCCGGAGCGCGCCGAACGGCTGGAGCAGGCCCTGCTGAAGGCCGTCCGCGAAGCCGCCCTGCACACGAGCTGGACCGAGCAGGACCCGGCGTACGAGGCCACGGTCTCCGGCCACGTCCCGGCGACCCCCATGGAGCTGCCCGGACCGCTGGCGGCGGCGGCCCGCGCCAACCTCCTCGGCATGGCGCTGCTGCACCTGGCCATGCCCGGGGTGCCGGAGGTCTACCAGGGCTCCGAGACGGAGTACCGGGCCCTGGTCGACCCGGACAACCGCCGCCCCGCCGTCTTCCCCCGGGAGGCCCTGGCCCGCCTGGACGCGGGCTCCGCGCCCCGGGGCACGGCCGAGGAGAAGCTCGCCCTGACCGCGGCCCTGCTGCGGCTGCGCCGGAGCCGTCCCGGCCTGTTCACCGGCTACGCCCCGCTCCCCGCCTACGGCCCGGCGGCGGAACACTGCGTGGCCTTCGCCCGCTCCCCCGGCCTGGTGGCGGTGGCCACCCGCCTGTCGCACCTGCTCGCGGGGTCGGGAGGCTGGCGGGACACGGCCCTCGCGCTGCCACCGGGGAAGTGGCGGGAGCTGCCGGTCCTCGGAGCCGCGCGCGAAGCCCCGTACGAGGGCGGGACCAGCCTGGCCGGGCTGCTGGACCGGGCGCCCGTGGCCCTGCTGGTCCGGGAGGGCTAG